In one window of Porites lutea chromosome 8, jaPorLute2.1, whole genome shotgun sequence DNA:
- the LOC140945390 gene encoding QRFP-like peptide receptor, with translation MIAAANGSSYWSCSSLIIPEAVKIGVTVAYSFILCVSLVGNFLIVLIVYKTPTLRKPINMLIANMAISDLLFPIFLFPLRLAEFHVGSWIIGGALGQALCKLHIFLGNVSGVVSIQSLVLIAVDRFGAVVVPLRSRLITRKLCPFFIIATWIIAMAVFSPLLVANKLVKYRERLMCVRLWMEFFGGSTFANYFLAVAVVFLCIPFVLVVILYSIILMKLKMQAHPGEQSANAEEKRTRRNRNVLKIATAIVVVFFIFWIPYFSSAVIVNFSAPGSSISFSCSFYLFYIVTNYMIYANCAINPIICLSFSSNYLQALKRLVNCCDTVQD, from the coding sequence ATGATCGCAGCAGCAAATGGATCAAGTTATTGGAGCTGCTCCAGTTTAATAATTCCAGAAGCAGTAAAAATTGGAGTAACAGTTGCTTACAGTTTTATCCTTTGTGTTTCGTTGGTTGGAAATTTTCTCATCGTATTAATTGTTTACAAAACACCAACTTTGAGAAAACCGATAAATATGTTGATCGCAAACATGGCCATATCCGACCTGCTTTTTCCAATATTCCTGTTCCCCCTTCGACTTGCAGAGTTTCACGTTGGCTCGTGGATTATTGGTGGTGCCCTTGGCCAAGCTTTATGCAAGCTACACATCTTTCTTGGGAATGTTTCTGGGGTAGTATCGATTCAGAGCCTGGTTCTGATAGCCGTGGATCGATTTGGAGCTGTTGTAGTTCCACTCCGCTCTCGTCTCATAACTAGAAAGCTGTGTCCATTCTTTATTATCGCTACGTGGATCATCGCAATGGCCGTTTTTTCGCCACTTCTTGTTGCAAATAAACTTGTTAAATATCGAGAACGACTGATGTGCGTACGTCTGTGGATGGAATTTTTTGGAGGAAGCACATTTGCAAATTACTTCCTAGCAGTTGCTGTCGTGTTTCTCTGCATCCCCTTTGTCCTCGTGGTGATACTTTACTCTATCATCTTGATGAAGCTTAAAATGCAagctcatccaggtgaacaGTCAGCCAACGCTGAAGAAAAGCGCACCAGAAGAAACAGAAACGTGCTTAAGATAGCTACCGCCATCGTTgtagtgtttttcattttctggatACCCTATTTCAGTAGCGCGGTGATAGTTAATTTTAGTGCACCGGGCAGTTCCATCTCGTTTTCCTGTAGTTTTTATCTGTTCTACATTGTCACCAATTACATGATTTACGCAAACTGTGCTATCAACCCGATCATCTGCCTCTCTTTTAGCAGTAATTATCTCCAAGCACTTAAGAGACTTGTGAATTGCTGTGATACAGTGCAAGATTAA
- the LOC140945389 gene encoding RYamide receptor-like — MNTTVNGSSFWSCSSLINPEALKIGLTIAYSFILVVSLVGNFLIVLVVYKTPTLRKPINMLIANMAISDLLFPIILFPVRLVDLQVGSWLIGGNLGQALCKLHFFGTYISSLVSVQSLVLITVDRFGAVVVPLHYPLITSKQCPFFIVATWIIAMAVHSPYLAVSKLVEYPGGMRCTSQWRETFGANANRNFVLVVAIVFFYTPFVLLAILYSVILIKLKRQAHPAEASANAEEQRSRIIRNVLKMAIAINVVFFICWIPLSSKGMIIIFSAPESSIWSSCSFYLYDRITLSMALANCAINPIICLIFSSSYRQALKRLANRSNKVQNKFFEN; from the coding sequence ATGAACACAACAGTAAATGGATCAAGTTTCTGGAGCTGTTCCAGTCTGATAAATCCAGAAGCACTAAAAATTGGACTAACAATTGCTTATAGTTTTATCCTTGTTGTTTCGTTGGTTGGAAATTTTCTCATCGTATTAGTTGTTTACAAAACACCAACTTTAAGAAAACCGATAAATATGTTGATCGCAAATATGGCCATATCCGACCTGCTCTTTCCAATAATCTTGTTCCCGGTTCGACTGGTAGATTTGCAAGTTGGCTCGTGGCTTATCGGTGGTAACCTTGGTCAGGCCTTGTGCAAGCTACATTTTTTCGGTACATACATTTCCTCGTTAGTATCTGTTCAGAGTCTGGTTCTGATAACAGTGGATCGATTTGGAGCTGTTGTAGTTCCACTTCATTACCCCCTCATAACTAGCAAGCAATGTCCATTCTTCATTGTCGCTACGTGGATAATCGCAATGGCCGTTCATTCGCCATATCTTGCTGTTTCTAAACTTGTTGAATACCCTGGAGGAATGCGGTGCACAAGTCAGTGGAGAGAAACCTTCGGAGCAAACGCCAATAGAAATTTTGTCTTAGTAGTTGCTATCGTGTTTTTCTACACCCCCTTTGTCTTGTTGGCGATACTTTACTCCGTCATCCTGATCAAGCTTAAAAGGCAAGCCCATCCAGCTGAGGCATCAGCCAACGCTGAGGAACAGCGGTCAAGAATAATCAGAAACGTACTGAAGATGGCTATTGCTATTAATGTAGTGTTTTTCATTTGCTGGATACCATTGTCCAGTAAGGGGATGATAATCATTTTTAGTGCACCAGAAAGTTCTATTTGGTCTTCTTGTAGTTTTTATCTGTACGATCGTATCACCTTGTCTATGGCTTTGGCAAACTGTGCTATCAACCCGATTATCTGCCTTATTTTTAGTAGTAGTTATCGCCAAGCTCTCAAGAGACTTGCGAATCGCAGTAATAAAgtgcaaaataaattttttgaaaactaa
- the LOC140945391 gene encoding neuropeptide SIFamide receptor-like → MNTTANGSCFSLINPEALKIGQTVALSLILVVSLVGNSLIVLIVYKTPTLRKPINMLIANMALSDLFYPIFLVPVRLAEGHAGSWPIGSTLGQALCKLHPFLSDVSSLVSIQSLVLITVDRFVAVVVPLRSAVLSRKLCLFFIIASWIVAMAVHSPYLVALKLVKYPERLRCELLWQEAFEGNTYPNYLLACAIVFFYIPFVLLVILYSIILIKLKKQAHPGERSANAEEQRTRRNRNVLKMATAVVVVFFICWIPLVSNAIIDDFSAPDSLILSSCSFHRYFNVTFFMAYANCAINAIICLILNSNYRQALKRLVSCCAADAV, encoded by the coding sequence ATGAACACAACAGCAAATGGAAGCTGCTTCAGTTTGATAAATCCAGAAGCACTAAAAATTGGGCAAACGGTTGCTCTCAGCCTGATACTTGTTGTTTCGTTGGTTGGGAATTCTCTCATCGTATTAATTGTTTACAAAACACCAACTTTGAGAAAACCGATAAATATGTTGATCGCAAATATGGCCTTGTCCGACCTGTTCTATCCAATATTCTTGGTTCCTGTTCGTCTGGCAGAAGGGCACGCTGGCTCGTGGCCTATTGGTAGTACCCTTGGTCAGGCCTTGTGCAAGCTACACCCTTTTCTTTCAGACGTTTCCTCGTTAGTATCGATTCAGAGCCTTGTTCTGATAACAGTGGATCGATTTGTAGCTGTTGTAGTCCCACTCCGTTCCGCTGTCTTAAGTAGAAAGCTGTGTCTATTTTTCATTATCGCTTCGTGGATCGTCGCAATGGCCGTTCATTCGCCATATCTTGTTGCTTTAAAACTTGTTAAATACCCAGAACGACTGAGGTGCGAGCTTCTGTGGCAGGAAGCCTTCgaaggaaacacatatccaaATTACCTCCTAGCATGTGCTATCGTGTTTTTCTACATTCCCTTTGTCCTGTTGGTGATACTTTACTCCATCATCCTGATCaagcttaaaaaacaagccCATCCAGGTGAACGGTCAGCCAACGCTGAGGAACAGAGgacaagaagaaacagaaatgtTCTTAAGATGGCCACCGCTGTCGTGGTAGTGTTTTTCATTTGCTGGATACCCTTAGTCAGTAACGCGATAATAGACGATTTCAGTGCACCAGACAGTCTTATTTTATCTTCTTGTAGTTTTCATCGATACTTTAATGTCACCTTCTTTATGGCTTACGCAAACTGTGCTATCAACGCGATTATCTGCCTCATTCTTAACAGTAACTACCGCCAAGCTCTTAAGAGACTTGTGAGTTGCTGTGCCGCCGATGCAGTGTAA